A portion of the Tachysurus vachellii isolate PV-2020 chromosome 14, HZAU_Pvac_v1, whole genome shotgun sequence genome contains these proteins:
- the LOC132857436 gene encoding secretagogin-like, whose protein sequence is MDSAAAFLQVWGLFDPVDHGYIEEKHVDEFFRHVVKKLGMTDMLIEDRLQRLRDVSAEGRLQIHQVASIFLPEEENFLLLFRRETPLDNSVEFMRIWRRYDADSSGFISAVELKSFLEDLFEQHNKCITPDKLEMYTSTIMKMFDKNQDGHLDLNDMARILSLKENFLLKFEMDACTQKDRARDFEKIFAHYDVSKTGALEGPEVDGFVKDMMELVKPNLSGSDLDRFKQALLSHCDINRDGKIQKNELALCLGLKLGP, encoded by the exons ATGGACAGCGCTGCTGCTTTTCTGCAAGTGTGGGGTTTGTTCGATCCAGTCG ATCATGGCTACATTGAAGAAAAGCATGTGGACGAGTTTTTCCGGCACGTTGTGAAGAAATTAGGGATGACA gacaTGCTGATAGAGGATAGACTGCAGCGACTAAGAGATGTGAGTGCAGAAGGACGTCTGCAAATCCATCAG GTGGCCAGCATCTTCCTGCCAGAGGAGGAGAACTTCCTGCTGCTGTTCCGCAGAGAAACGCCACTGGACAACAGTGTGGAGTTCATGAGG ATCTGGAGACGCTACGATGCAGACAGCAGTGGATTCATATCAGCCGTGGAACTCAAG AGTTTCCTTGAAGATCTGTTTGAGCAGCACAACAAGTGCATCACGCCAGACAAACTGGAGATGTACACCAGCACCATC aTGAAAATGTTTGACAAAAACCAAGATGGCCACCTGGATTTAAATGATATGGCCAG AATTCTGTCCTTAAAGGAGAATTTCCTGCTGAAGTTTGAGATGGAT GCCTGCACTCAAAAGGACAGAGCGAGAGATTTCGAGAAAATCTTTGCCCACTATGATGTG AGTAAAACAGGAGCCCTGGAAGGACCAGAGGTGGATGGATTCGTTAAAGACATGATGGAGTTGGTGAAG CCCAATCTGAGTGGCTCAGACTTGGACAGGTTCAAACAAGCTCTGCTTAGCCACTGTGACATCAACAGAGACGGAAAAATCCAGAAGAACGAACTGGCGCTATGTCTGGGGCTGAAGCTCGGTCCCTGA
- the LOC132857434 gene encoding uncharacterized protein LOC132857434 isoform X1, with the protein METLMIILTMLVLYSIFVLAQNETTGKTLYKRCIPEHCPQKFCIWCQGLNQVDIQSCRSTRNGKCECKEGFYLNISDSYRPHMVCPRGYRIGGKGTSDMLCERCQKGLYADGQQGCQLCIPKTKCKSDEKLLFSGNYYLDNVCVTCSSIIHDGWVKFIIQPFIEIFKNHNTQKLQHFIGNLTNSLDNFPSNQDSCFQKLEQWFSKATEKEVISLPNRLKTFNIKSLKLITKIKKRLKTIQNKVKGCRNKLLDHK; encoded by the exons ATGGAGACCCTGATG atTATTCTCACAATGTTGGTGTTATACAGCATTTTTGTGCTCGCTCAAAATGAGACCACCGGAAAGACATTATATAAGCGCTGCATTCCAGAACACTGTCCTCAGAAGTTCTGCATATGGTGTCAGGGGTTAAATCAGGTCGACATACAGAGCTGCAGGAGTACCAGAAACGGCAAGTGTGAGTGCAAGGAAGGCTTTTATCTCAACATCTCTGACAGCTACAGGCCACATATGGTGTGTCCAAGAGGATACAGGATCGGAGGAAAAG gGACTTCAGACATGCTGTGTGAGCGTTGCCAAAAGGGACTCTACGCAGATGGACAACAAGGATGCCAGCTGTGTATTCCAAAAACAAAGTGCAAATCAGATGAGAAGCTTCTGTTTTCTGGCAACTACTATTTGGATAATGTGTGTGTCACCTGCAGCAGTATCATACATGATG GATGGGTTAAGTTCATCATCCAGCCCTTTATAGAAATCTTCAAGaatcacaatacacaaaagtTACAGCACTTCATTGGGAACTTAACAAATTCATTGGACAATTTTCCATCCAATCAGGATTCCTGTTTCCAGAAGCTGGAGCAATGGTTTAGTAAAGCTACAGAGAAGGAGGTCATCAGCCTTCCCAATCGGCTGAAGACGTTCAATATAAAGAGTCTTAAGCTGATCACTAAAATCAAGAAGAGACTTAAGACGATCCAAAATAAGGTCAAAGGGTGCAGAAACAAGTTGCTCGATCACAAGTGA
- the LOC132857434 gene encoding uncharacterized protein LOC132857434 isoform X2, producing the protein MLVLYSIFVLAQNETTGKTLYKRCIPEHCPQKFCIWCQGLNQVDIQSCRSTRNGKCECKEGFYLNISDSYRPHMVCPRGYRIGGKGTSDMLCERCQKGLYADGQQGCQLCIPKTKCKSDEKLLFSGNYYLDNVCVTCSSIIHDGWVKFIIQPFIEIFKNHNTQKLQHFIGNLTNSLDNFPSNQDSCFQKLEQWFSKATEKEVISLPNRLKTFNIKSLKLITKIKKRLKTIQNKVKGCRNKLLDHK; encoded by the exons ATGTTGGTGTTATACAGCATTTTTGTGCTCGCTCAAAATGAGACCACCGGAAAGACATTATATAAGCGCTGCATTCCAGAACACTGTCCTCAGAAGTTCTGCATATGGTGTCAGGGGTTAAATCAGGTCGACATACAGAGCTGCAGGAGTACCAGAAACGGCAAGTGTGAGTGCAAGGAAGGCTTTTATCTCAACATCTCTGACAGCTACAGGCCACATATGGTGTGTCCAAGAGGATACAGGATCGGAGGAAAAG gGACTTCAGACATGCTGTGTGAGCGTTGCCAAAAGGGACTCTACGCAGATGGACAACAAGGATGCCAGCTGTGTATTCCAAAAACAAAGTGCAAATCAGATGAGAAGCTTCTGTTTTCTGGCAACTACTATTTGGATAATGTGTGTGTCACCTGCAGCAGTATCATACATGATG GATGGGTTAAGTTCATCATCCAGCCCTTTATAGAAATCTTCAAGaatcacaatacacaaaagtTACAGCACTTCATTGGGAACTTAACAAATTCATTGGACAATTTTCCATCCAATCAGGATTCCTGTTTCCAGAAGCTGGAGCAATGGTTTAGTAAAGCTACAGAGAAGGAGGTCATCAGCCTTCCCAATCGGCTGAAGACGTTCAATATAAAGAGTCTTAAGCTGATCACTAAAATCAAGAAGAGACTTAAGACGATCCAAAATAAGGTCAAAGGGTGCAGAAACAAGTTGCTCGATCACAAGTGA